The proteins below are encoded in one region of Cherax quadricarinatus isolate ZL_2023a chromosome 29, ASM3850222v1, whole genome shotgun sequence:
- the LOC128690635 gene encoding uncharacterized protein produces MKVVLLVTLVGLAACQFGFQPQRQFFQPQRQFFRGPPQQQFFRGPPQGFNRFVPQGGFGVQPDDVRGGSAYYFSWRHDGGRQYTGNAAFGVCRSLGGGWQPVGISSPDESNYINSIVGGEGLQYIWTGAVKSGRGFAWLNGEPFNFADWSHTGGARRPQPDNREGGQENCLAVLNNFYGDGIKWHDVACHHEKAVICERRA; encoded by the exons ATGAAAGTAGTACTATTGGTGACTCTGGTTGGACTGGCGGCGTGCCAGTTCGGGTTCCAACCACAGAGACAGTTTTTCCAACCTCAGAGACAGTTCTTCAGGGGCCCACCTCAACAACAGTTCTTCAGGGGCCCACCTCAGGGCTTTAACAGATTCGTGCCACAAGGCGGGTTTGGTGTCCAG CCTGACGACGTTCGTGGTGGCAGTGCCTACTACTTCTCTTGGAGACACGACGGTGGTAGACAGTACACTGGCAATGCTGCCTTCGGTGTGTGTCGAAGTCTAGGAGGCGGGTGGCAGCCCGTGGGTATTAGCTCCCCTGATGAATCCAATTACATCAACAGCATTGTCGGAGGAG agggACTGCAGTATATCTGGACCGGTGCTGTTAAATCTGGCCGTGGCTTCGCATGGTTGAACGGCGAGCCTTTCAATTTTGCTGACTGGTCCCACACAGGGGG AGCTCGCCGACCTCAGCCCGACAACCGTGagggtggtcaggagaactgccTGGCCGTCCTCAACAACTTCTATGGTGATGGTATCAAGTGGCATGACGTAGCCTGTCACCACGAGAAAGCTGTCATCTGTGAACGTCGTGcttag